Proteins encoded within one genomic window of Tamandua tetradactyla isolate mTamTet1 chromosome 11, mTamTet1.pri, whole genome shotgun sequence:
- the LOC143649726 gene encoding olfactory receptor 9G19-like, with the protein MDEKNFTEVKEFILLGFTADLQLQRVLFLIFLIIYIFSLMGNITLISLICVDSPLHTPMYFFIGNLSFLDLWYSSVYAPKILMTCISEDKSISFAGCLAQFFFSAGLAYSECYLLAAMAYDRYVAISNPLLYAQAMSPVICGSLVAASYFGGFLNSTLITSKTFTLSFCGSNVIDDFFCDLPPLVKLACGVKKDYQAVLYFILASNVITPTILILASYLFIIAAILNIHSTQGRLKAFSTCGSHLTAVTLYYGSILFIYSRPSTSYALERDKVVSVFYTVVIPMLNPLIYSLRNKDVKDALGKVLTRNKVS; encoded by the coding sequence ATGGACGAGAAAAATTTCACCGAAGTGAAGGAATTCATTCTTTTAGGTTTCACAGCTGATCTGCAGTTACAAAGAGTACTCTTTTTAATCTTTCTCATAATTTACATCTTCAGTCTCATGGGGAATATCACCCTAATTTCTCTGATTTGTGTTGATTCTCCActccacacacccatgtatttttttattgggaACCTGTCATTCCTGGACCTCTGGTATTCTTCTGTCTATGCACCAAAAATCCTGATGACCTGCATCTCTGAAGACAAAAGCATCTCCTTTGCTGGCTGCTTGGCTCAATTTTTCTTCTCTGCTGGGCTGGCTTATAGTGAGTGTTACTTGCTGGCTGCCATGGCTTATGACCGTTATGTGGCCATCTCCAATCCCCTGCTTTATGCCCAGGCAATGTCCCCTGTGATATGTGGCAGTCTTGTTGCGGCTTCATACTTTGGTGGTTTTCTTAATTCAACTCTTATCACCAGCAAAACATTTACCTTGAGCTTCTGTGGCAGCAATGTCATTGATGATTTCTTCTGTGATCTGCCCCCACTTGTGAAGCTGGCATGTGGTGTGAAGAAGGACTACCAGGCTGTGCTTTATTTCATACTTGCCTCAAATGTCATCACTCCCACGATACTTATTCTTGCCTCCTATCTCTTCATCATTGCTGCCATTTTGAATATCCACTCTACCCAAGGACGTCTGAAGGCTTTTTCCACATGTGGCTCACACCTGACAGCTGTCACCTTGTACTATGGATCAATTCTCTTCATTTACTCCAGGCCAAGCACTAGCTATGCTCTGGAACGGGATAAAGTCGTGTCAGTCTTCTATACTGTGGTGATTCCAATGTTGAACCCTTTGATCTATAGCTTAAGAAATAAAGATGTGAAAGATGCCCTGGGGAAAGTATTGACTAGAAACAAGGTATCATAA